A genomic window from Synergistaceae bacterium includes:
- the ruvC gene encoding crossover junction endodeoxyribonuclease RuvC, with protein sequence MRSLGIDPGLGTLGYGVVTQVGDRLICECYGVIKTPTDLSLTQRLHVLYNELKVKALEYEPDIIAVEKLFFGRNVTTAGMVWQARGVILLMAAELGKEPYEMKPSDVKLAVCGYGAAEKCQVQGMVANILGLTKRPSPDDAADALAIAIAGLYSRTYDVNLARGYQQ encoded by the coding sequence ATAAGGTCACTCGGAATAGACCCAGGTCTAGGTACTTTAGGATATGGAGTGGTTACTCAGGTGGGAGATAGATTAATTTGTGAGTGTTATGGTGTAATAAAAACTCCTACCGATTTGTCTTTGACGCAAAGGTTACATGTTTTATATAACGAATTAAAAGTAAAAGCATTAGAGTATGAGCCAGATATAATAGCAGTAGAAAAATTATTTTTTGGTCGTAATGTAACAACAGCTGGTATGGTTTGGCAAGCAAGAGGCGTTATTTTATTAATGGCAGCGGAATTGGGCAAAGAACCATATGAAATGAAGCCATCAGATGTCAAGTTAGCTGTTTGTGGTTATGGAGCTGCAGAAAAATGCCAGGTGCAAGGTATGGTAGCCAATATTTTAGGCCTTACAAAAAGACCAAGTCCAGATGATGCAGCGGATGCCCTAGCAATCGCTATAGCAGGTCTTTATTCAAGAACTTACGATGTTAATCTTGCAAGGGGGTATCAGCAATGA